The following proteins are co-located in the Elusimicrobiota bacterium genome:
- a CDS encoding quinol:cytochrome C oxidoreductase yields MMTVLGALAALGTFFGIGPERFWANWLVWMLMLLSAGLGALFLVALEHLTDARWSVPLRRTAERVAGLVVPASAAAVLALFSLRVLYPWAQPEAAHIPAVAAKAVWLNIPFFGLRVMGCAVLWLLSWRVLAGGSLAQDLTKDASLSVRARRFAPFFMVVMGLTTLLVAFDWISSLSPEWYSDVLGVYLFAGMFLAGLAAVTVAVCYLKERGRLAEVRFDHVYNLGGWLFAFTVFWSYIAFAQYLLMWYADLPEEVFWYAQRGHGPWKGVTLALAVLHFVIPFFALIPRDAKGDLKRLRWVAVLVLGAHYLDLYWLIFPVLGERPLFSWPELGFVFLFVGVALLWIRRAMKQGADMPVGDPFLAEGLAFKL; encoded by the coding sequence ATGATGACGGTCCTGGGAGCCTTGGCCGCTTTGGGCACTTTCTTCGGCATCGGGCCGGAGCGTTTCTGGGCGAACTGGCTGGTGTGGATGCTGATGCTCTTGAGCGCGGGCTTGGGCGCGCTCTTCCTGGTCGCTCTGGAGCATCTGACGGACGCGCGCTGGAGCGTGCCTCTGCGGCGGACGGCCGAGCGGGTCGCGGGCCTGGTCGTGCCGGCTTCCGCCGCGGCGGTGCTGGCGCTGTTCTCTCTGCGAGTCCTCTACCCTTGGGCTCAGCCTGAGGCGGCTCACATCCCGGCCGTGGCCGCCAAGGCGGTCTGGCTCAATATCCCGTTCTTCGGATTGCGGGTCATGGGCTGCGCGGTCCTATGGCTGCTGTCTTGGAGGGTTCTGGCCGGGGGGTCTTTGGCGCAGGACCTGACCAAGGATGCGTCTCTGAGCGTCCGGGCGCGGCGCTTCGCTCCGTTCTTCATGGTGGTGATGGGGTTGACCACGCTGTTGGTGGCCTTCGATTGGATCTCCAGCCTGTCGCCGGAGTGGTACAGCGATGTGCTCGGGGTCTATCTCTTCGCCGGGATGTTCTTGGCGGGCTTGGCCGCGGTGACCGTGGCGGTCTGCTATCTAAAGGAACGGGGACGGTTGGCCGAGGTCCGCTTCGACCATGTCTACAATCTCGGCGGCTGGCTCTTCGCCTTCACGGTGTTCTGGTCCTACATCGCTTTCGCGCAGTACCTTCTGATGTGGTACGCGGACCTGCCTGAGGAGGTGTTCTGGTACGCTCAGCGCGGGCACGGGCCCTGGAAAGGGGTGACTTTGGCTCTGGCTGTGCTGCATTTCGTGATCCCGTTCTTCGCCTTGATCCCCCGGGATGCGAAGGGGGACCTGAAGCGTCTGCGCTGGGTGGCGGTGCTGGTGCTGGGAGCTCACTACCTCGACCTTTACTGGCTGATCTTCCCAGTGCTGGGAGAGCGGCCCTTGTTCTCCTGGCCTGAGCTGGGGTTCGTGTTCCTTTTTGTGGGCGTGGCCTTGCTTTGGATCAGGCGGGCGATGAAGCAGGGCGCTGACATGCCGGTGGGTGATCCGTTCCTGGCGGAGGGGTTGGCATTCAAATTGTGA
- the coxB gene encoding cytochrome c oxidase subunit II, with translation MPFLAQASSFSGSVDRVFLGSMAVCAAFLLLVTFFIVYFSIRYSRMRNPEPVDIHENTPLEIVWTVVPLVLFLVMFYYGWTDFRTMRHPPPDAMVVEVTARQWAWSFKYPNGKQTDQLYIPLARPVKLITHTLDVIHGFFVPAFRVKVDVVPGKSNFVWFTPWLLGDFDIQCTVICGVNHSAMLSKVRVMPEAEFKSWYFSAEAAPKLAASAAAPGEAPAVALLRSKACLACHSLDGTPMVGPTFKGLFGAKQSVLFKAEPREVIVDEDFLRRVIHEPDSAVVAGYPPVMPPAYLSAAELNAIVSYLKSLRAE, from the coding sequence ATGCCATTCCTAGCCCAAGCCTCCAGCTTCAGCGGTTCGGTGGACCGGGTGTTCCTGGGCTCCATGGCCGTCTGCGCGGCCTTCCTCCTGCTGGTGACCTTCTTCATCGTCTACTTCTCCATCCGCTACAGCCGCATGCGCAATCCGGAGCCGGTGGACATCCACGAGAACACGCCCCTGGAGATCGTATGGACCGTCGTGCCCTTGGTCCTCTTCCTCGTGATGTTCTACTACGGCTGGACGGATTTCCGCACCATGCGCCACCCGCCGCCGGACGCCATGGTCGTCGAGGTCACGGCGCGGCAATGGGCCTGGAGTTTCAAGTACCCCAACGGCAAGCAGACCGACCAGCTCTACATCCCTTTGGCCAGGCCCGTGAAGCTCATCACCCATACCTTGGACGTCATCCACGGCTTCTTCGTGCCCGCCTTCCGCGTCAAGGTGGACGTGGTGCCGGGCAAGAGCAACTTCGTGTGGTTCACGCCCTGGCTGCTGGGGGATTTCGACATCCAATGCACGGTCATCTGCGGGGTCAACCACTCGGCCATGCTCTCCAAGGTCCGCGTCATGCCCGAGGCGGAGTTCAAGAGCTGGTACTTCTCGGCTGAGGCCGCGCCCAAGCTGGCGGCCTCGGCCGCGGCTCCGGGAGAGGCCCCGGCCGTGGCCTTGCTGCGCTCCAAGGCCTGCCTGGCCTGCCACTCCTTGGACGGCACGCCCATGGTGGGTCCGACCTTCAAGGGGCTCTTCGGCGCCAAACAGAGCGTGCTCTTCAAGGCCGAGCCGCGCGAGGTCATCGTCGACGAAGACTTCCTAAGACGGGTGATCCACGAGCCCGATTCCGCGGTGGTGGCGGGATATCCGCCGGTCATGCCGCCAGCATATCTCTCCGCGGCCGAGCTCAATGCGATCGTCTCTTACCTCAAGTCGCTGAGGGCCGAGTGA
- a CDS encoding cytochrome c oxidase subunit 3 family protein, whose product MSEAAHQDYQGSKIGMWLFLFTEFMLFGGLFILYAGSRALNPEAFHEASRELSVPLGVANTVILLTSSLFVAAAITAIQKGNKKLSVLLTGLTASCGALFLVNKGVEWGLKFHHGIYPNGPALAARPQGEALFFGLYFIMTGLHGLHVLAGTVLLTIMAVLLARERVRQDDYVLLENSGLYWHLVDVIWIFLLPLFYLAA is encoded by the coding sequence ATGAGTGAAGCCGCCCACCAGGATTACCAGGGCTCCAAGATCGGCATGTGGCTCTTCCTCTTCACCGAGTTCATGCTCTTCGGCGGACTCTTCATCCTCTACGCAGGCTCCCGGGCTTTGAACCCAGAGGCCTTCCATGAAGCGAGCCGCGAACTGAGCGTCCCCTTGGGCGTGGCCAACACCGTCATCCTGCTGACCAGCAGCCTCTTCGTGGCCGCCGCCATCACCGCGATACAGAAGGGGAACAAGAAGCTCTCCGTACTGTTGACCGGCCTGACCGCCTCCTGCGGCGCGCTCTTCCTGGTCAACAAGGGTGTGGAATGGGGTCTTAAGTTCCACCACGGCATCTATCCCAACGGCCCGGCCTTGGCGGCGCGGCCGCAGGGAGAGGCGCTCTTCTTCGGGCTCTACTTCATCATGACCGGCCTGCACGGCCTGCACGTCCTGGCCGGCACCGTGCTCCTGACCATCATGGCGGTGCTGCTCGCGCGCGAGCGCGTGCGCCAGGATGACTATGTGCTTCTGGAGAACTCCGGGCTGTATTGGCATCTGGTCGACGTGATCTGGATATTCCTGCTGCCTCTCTTCTATCTCGCGGCATGA
- a CDS encoding cytochrome c: protein MKIEDYASPEELKRLGTVFLTVLLGLAVVALFEFIVVPSLRIANRPPMGADIPPQGATGWLDPTEYPATKSYVIPPVDPKTVMSPTPELLARGQSLFTKNCVQCHGEAGRGDGPAAKTTIPAPRDFAQAKGWKNGYGLAGIFKTVSNGVAGSAMAAFDYVQAKDRMALAHYVQSLGAFPHAEAPAALAALAKSFATAGEVVPNRIPVSLAMKKLVDEYSEPRALVLSGLAAKVVSDPQRAAVWLKNSTAWRGGPKALAEAVAAQAPGNGFAVGAAGLSAAEWGSLNRDLQRAR, encoded by the coding sequence ATGAAGATCGAAGACTACGCGAGCCCTGAAGAGCTCAAGCGCCTGGGCACGGTTTTTTTGACCGTGCTGTTGGGGCTTGCGGTCGTGGCTCTCTTCGAGTTCATCGTGGTGCCGAGCCTGCGCATCGCGAACCGTCCGCCGATGGGCGCTGATATCCCTCCTCAGGGGGCGACGGGTTGGCTGGACCCGACGGAGTATCCGGCGACGAAGAGCTACGTGATTCCGCCGGTGGACCCGAAGACGGTGATGAGTCCGACGCCCGAGCTGCTGGCGAGGGGCCAGTCGCTTTTCACGAAGAACTGCGTGCAGTGCCATGGGGAAGCGGGACGGGGGGACGGGCCAGCGGCCAAGACCACGATACCGGCGCCGCGGGATTTCGCGCAGGCTAAGGGCTGGAAGAACGGCTATGGGCTGGCCGGGATATTCAAGACGGTCTCGAACGGGGTGGCGGGCAGCGCCATGGCGGCGTTCGATTACGTGCAGGCGAAGGACCGGATGGCTTTGGCGCACTATGTGCAGTCGCTGGGGGCTTTCCCGCATGCTGAGGCGCCGGCGGCGCTGGCGGCTTTGGCGAAGTCGTTCGCGACGGCGGGCGAGGTCGTGCCGAACAGAATCCCGGTGAGCTTGGCCATGAAGAAGCTGGTGGATGAATACTCGGAGCCGAGAGCTCTGGTCTTGTCGGGCCTGGCGGCGAAGGTCGTGAGCGACCCGCAGCGCGCGGCTGTGTGGCTCAAGAACTCGACCGCGTGGCGGGGGGGACCTAAGGCTTTGGCTGAGGCGGTCGCGGCGCAGGCGCCGGGCAACGGCTTCGCGGTGGGGGCGGCGGGATTGAGCGCCGCCGAGTGGGGCTCACTCAATAGGGATCTCCAGAGGGCGCGATGA
- a CDS encoding UbiA family prenyltransferase, whose amino-acid sequence MKAGLDLVKPRIALAAAASAVAVFILASHGLGWRVLPLGLGVFLLACGSAALNQLLERRLDSLMERTRSRPVPSGRLSPGRALAAALLLLAAGLPLIGLAAGPAGFFLSAFAVAWYDGVYTPLKRVTAFAVVPGALVGAVPPVLGWLAAGRPWQDPRLLALCFFFYLWQVPHFWLLVPRQAADLKRAGLPNLGEILGEARLARLAAVWMCTAAASALLLPLFGAVGSAAASALLSLAAGWLTWKAAALLRSEGDVRWRAAFGQLNAFVLIVMALIAADSYL is encoded by the coding sequence GTGAAGGCCGGGCTGGACTTGGTCAAGCCGCGCATCGCCCTCGCCGCTGCCGCTTCGGCCGTCGCCGTTTTCATTCTGGCTTCCCACGGCCTGGGCTGGCGCGTCCTGCCTTTGGGCTTGGGCGTTTTCCTGCTCGCCTGCGGCTCGGCCGCGCTCAACCAGCTGCTGGAGCGGCGTCTCGACAGCCTCATGGAGCGTACCCGGAGCCGGCCGGTGCCGTCCGGGCGCCTGAGCCCGGGCCGGGCGCTGGCGGCGGCCTTGCTGCTGCTGGCCGCGGGCCTGCCGCTCATTGGTCTGGCCGCGGGGCCCGCCGGCTTCTTCCTGTCCGCCTTCGCGGTGGCCTGGTATGACGGCGTATACACGCCTCTGAAGAGAGTCACGGCTTTCGCCGTGGTGCCGGGCGCGCTGGTGGGCGCCGTGCCGCCGGTCCTGGGCTGGCTCGCGGCCGGCCGCCCCTGGCAGGACCCCAGGCTCCTGGCCTTGTGCTTCTTCTTCTATCTCTGGCAGGTGCCCCATTTCTGGCTGCTGGTCCCCAGGCAGGCCGCGGACTTGAAGCGCGCTGGCCTGCCGAACCTCGGTGAAATCTTAGGCGAGGCCCGACTGGCGCGGCTGGCCGCGGTCTGGATGTGCACGGCCGCGGCTTCGGCCCTGCTCCTGCCCCTCTTCGGCGCGGTCGGCTCGGCCGCGGCCTCGGCGCTCCTGTCCCTCGCGGCCGGGTGGCTCACCTGGAAGGCCGCAGCCCTGCTCCGGTCCGAGGGGGATGTCCGTTGGCGCGCGGCCTTCGGCCAGCTCAACGCCTTCGTCCTCATCGTCATGGCGCTCATCGCCGCGGACTCCTACCTATGA
- the nrfD gene encoding polysulfide reductase NrfD — MVPEAFRTEPLVAGPLTAAALDEQVLQYPERKPPRAWFIAFALAASVMSLGFALIGYTVYMGIGVWGNNRPVGWAFDIINFVFWIGIGHAGTLISAILLMFRARWRNAIARFAEAMTIFAVMTAGIFPAIHVGRPWLAFWLFPYPNQRGIWPNFRSPLMWDVFAVSTYFSVSLLFWYIGLLPDLASLRGRATGKVRKIAYTVLSLGWRGTPQQWRHYEKAYIILAGLATGLVLSVHSVVSFDFATSVVPGWHMTIFPPYFVVGAIFAGFAMVVLVLSVVRRLMAIENLITMRHLELCNKVILGCSCLMGYSYICEAFTAWYSMNPYIHHTFMQYISGTYGWAGWLAIACNTVIPQIFWWPRMRRSGLAMTIVALAVTAGMWFERFVIIVISLYNDFLPSAWHIYKPTLVDYGILLGSFGFFFTMVLLFARVLPVVATTEVKATLPGGQPEEASHA, encoded by the coding sequence GTGGTTCCTGAAGCCTTCAGGACGGAGCCCTTGGTCGCGGGTCCGCTGACCGCGGCCGCCCTGGACGAGCAGGTGCTTCAGTACCCGGAGCGCAAGCCGCCCAGAGCCTGGTTCATCGCTTTCGCGCTCGCGGCCTCGGTGATGTCTTTGGGTTTCGCCCTGATCGGCTACACGGTCTACATGGGCATCGGCGTGTGGGGCAACAACCGGCCCGTGGGCTGGGCCTTCGACATCATCAATTTCGTGTTCTGGATCGGCATCGGGCATGCGGGCACGCTGATCTCCGCCATCCTGCTCATGTTCCGCGCGCGCTGGCGCAACGCCATCGCGCGCTTCGCCGAGGCCATGACCATCTTCGCGGTCATGACCGCGGGCATCTTCCCGGCCATCCACGTGGGCCGGCCCTGGCTGGCGTTCTGGCTCTTCCCGTACCCCAACCAGCGCGGCATCTGGCCCAATTTCCGCTCGCCGCTGATGTGGGACGTGTTCGCGGTCTCGACTTACTTCTCCGTCTCCTTGCTGTTCTGGTACATCGGCTTGCTTCCGGACCTGGCCTCTCTGCGCGGCCGCGCCACGGGCAAGGTGCGCAAGATCGCCTACACTGTGCTGAGCCTGGGCTGGCGCGGGACTCCCCAGCAGTGGCGCCATTACGAGAAGGCTTATATCATCCTCGCCGGTCTGGCCACGGGACTGGTGCTCTCCGTGCACAGCGTGGTGTCGTTCGATTTCGCCACTTCGGTGGTCCCGGGCTGGCACATGACCATATTCCCGCCCTACTTCGTGGTGGGCGCGATCTTCGCGGGCTTTGCCATGGTGGTGCTGGTGCTCTCAGTGGTGCGCCGGCTCATGGCCATCGAGAACCTCATCACGATGCGCCACCTGGAGCTGTGCAACAAGGTCATCCTTGGCTGCTCGTGCCTGATGGGCTACTCCTACATCTGCGAGGCTTTCACGGCCTGGTACAGCATGAACCCTTACATCCACCATACCTTCATGCAGTACATCTCCGGGACCTATGGCTGGGCCGGCTGGCTGGCCATCGCCTGCAACACCGTAATCCCTCAGATATTCTGGTGGCCGCGCATGCGGCGCAGCGGCCTAGCCATGACGATCGTGGCTCTGGCCGTGACCGCGGGCATGTGGTTCGAGCGCTTCGTCATCATCGTGATCTCGCTCTACAACGATTTCCTGCCGTCGGCCTGGCATATCTACAAACCCACGCTCGTGGACTACGGCATACTGCTGGGCTCCTTCGGCTTCTTCTTCACCATGGTCCTGCTCTTCGCGCGCGTCCTTCCCGTGGTGGCCACCACCGAGGTGAAGGCGACCTTGCCCGGCGGCCAGCCCGAGGAGGCCTCCCATGCTTGA
- a CDS encoding DUF3341 domain-containing protein, with amino-acid sequence MLERAFGVLGIFESPTVLLAAVPKLKAKALGRLEAYTPYPVHGLEEALGLRRSPLGGMVLVMGVLGTITAFLFQWWMSSVDYPLVTGGKDPSSWQAFIPIMFEVTVLFATFTAGLGMLLLLNKLPKFWHPFLSSEASGAVTRDRFALSIEAEAGMLDVAAAQAALKEAGAVSVEVLAELAPPKRISINALLGLAGGGALVCVIAGAAMYWGIKLFPVLPPMSHMLVQPRLDAQLPSRFFKDGRGMQAPPAGTVARGGLPYPFEKLEQAKGLADPLPRTAEVLQLGRKVFSNNCLICHGPLADGNPILTAAYGGKPANLQAKKFLAYTDGEIYHTIMKGKDAMPSLGNGFTEDERWAVVHYVRALQRAQHAKDTDL; translated from the coding sequence ATGCTTGAGCGGGCCTTCGGCGTGCTGGGAATATTCGAGAGCCCGACGGTCCTGCTTGCGGCGGTGCCCAAGCTCAAGGCCAAAGCCTTGGGCCGGCTGGAAGCTTACACCCCTTATCCTGTCCACGGGCTGGAAGAAGCGCTGGGCTTGCGGCGCTCGCCTTTGGGCGGCATGGTGCTGGTCATGGGAGTTTTGGGGACCATCACCGCCTTCCTGTTCCAGTGGTGGATGAGCTCCGTGGATTATCCCTTGGTCACGGGCGGCAAGGACCCGTCTTCCTGGCAGGCTTTCATCCCCATCATGTTCGAGGTTACGGTGCTCTTCGCGACCTTCACGGCCGGGCTGGGCATGCTGCTCTTGCTCAACAAGCTTCCCAAGTTCTGGCACCCCTTCCTGAGCTCGGAGGCGTCCGGGGCCGTGACCCGCGACCGCTTCGCTTTGTCCATCGAGGCTGAGGCTGGAATGCTGGATGTCGCCGCGGCACAGGCCGCGCTCAAGGAAGCGGGCGCGGTCTCTGTCGAGGTCCTCGCCGAGCTTGCGCCGCCCAAGAGGATCTCGATCAACGCTTTGCTGGGCCTGGCCGGAGGCGGGGCATTGGTCTGCGTCATCGCGGGTGCGGCCATGTATTGGGGCATCAAGCTCTTCCCGGTCCTGCCGCCCATGTCGCATATGCTCGTACAGCCTCGGCTCGACGCGCAGCTGCCGAGCCGGTTCTTCAAGGACGGCCGCGGCATGCAGGCGCCGCCCGCGGGCACGGTGGCGCGGGGCGGGCTGCCTTATCCTTTCGAGAAGCTGGAGCAGGCCAAGGGCCTGGCTGATCCGCTGCCGCGGACAGCCGAGGTGCTGCAGCTGGGCAGGAAGGTGTTCTCCAATAACTGCCTCATCTGCCACGGTCCCTTGGCTGACGGTAACCCGATCTTGACCGCGGCTTACGGGGGCAAGCCCGCGAACCTGCAAGCCAAGAAGTTCCTGGCGTACACGGACGGCGAGATCTACCACACCATCATGAAGGGCAAGGACGCGATGCCGTCGTTGGGCAACGGCTTCACCGAGGATGAGCGCTGGGCCGTGGTTCATTATGTCCGGGCTTTGCAGAGGGCTCAGCACGCCAAGGACACCGACCTATGA
- a CDS encoding cbb3-type cytochrome c oxidase subunit I, producing MSYLDPQGGGLGSWLTATDHKRIGLLYLTLMTVFFFVAVGIGVTMRLKHLSGGDYLISAQTYNALFTVHGVIMIFLFVIPGLPAVFGNFFMPILIGARDVAFPRLNLLSWYFFATGATLAVLSLFTGNGPPDTGWTFYVPFSIKTGTNVSLAVFAAFVLGLSSILTGLNFITTIHRMRAPGMTWHRMPLFVWSLYATGWIQVLVTPIIGITLVLVILERFFNIGVFDPAKGGDPVLYQHMFWTYSHPAVYIMIVPAMGVITEIIPTFSRKSIFGYKAIAYSSIAIAGFGSMVWAHHMFTSGMADTADFVFSLLTFIVAVPSAIKVFNWTATLYKGSIEMAPAMLYALSFVFLFAIGGLTGVMQGALGVNVHLHDTYFIVGHFHYVMFGGTGFAFFAALLYWFPKMFGKMYDTKPAYAAWGLMFVGFNMLYFTMLVLGTMGMPRRYYAHLPQFHNAHLVATAGSWLLAAGLLVLFGNFLYALFRGRKAEANPWGGITLEWTIPSPPPQENFAEIPTITAGPYAYNPGRPG from the coding sequence ATGAGCTATCTCGATCCCCAAGGCGGCGGCCTAGGCTCCTGGCTCACCGCCACCGACCACAAGCGCATCGGCCTGCTCTACCTGACCTTGATGACCGTCTTCTTCTTCGTGGCGGTCGGCATCGGCGTGACCATGCGCCTCAAGCACTTGAGCGGCGGCGACTACCTCATCTCCGCCCAGACCTACAACGCCCTCTTCACCGTGCACGGCGTCATCATGATCTTCTTGTTCGTCATCCCCGGCCTGCCCGCCGTGTTCGGCAACTTCTTCATGCCCATCCTCATCGGCGCGCGCGACGTCGCCTTCCCCAGGCTCAACCTCCTCTCCTGGTACTTCTTCGCCACCGGCGCCACCCTCGCTGTCCTCTCTTTGTTCACCGGCAACGGACCGCCGGACACAGGCTGGACCTTCTACGTCCCCTTCAGCATAAAGACCGGGACCAATGTCTCCCTGGCCGTGTTCGCCGCCTTCGTTCTGGGGCTCTCCTCCATCCTGACCGGCCTCAACTTCATCACCACCATCCACCGCATGCGCGCACCCGGCATGACCTGGCACCGCATGCCGCTCTTCGTCTGGTCCCTCTACGCCACCGGCTGGATCCAGGTCTTGGTCACGCCCATCATCGGCATCACCTTGGTCTTGGTCATCCTGGAGCGCTTCTTCAACATCGGAGTCTTCGACCCGGCCAAGGGCGGAGACCCGGTGCTCTACCAGCACATGTTTTGGACCTACTCGCACCCCGCGGTCTACATCATGATCGTCCCGGCCATGGGCGTCATCACCGAGATCATCCCCACCTTCTCGCGCAAGAGCATCTTCGGCTACAAGGCCATCGCCTACTCATCCATAGCCATCGCGGGCTTCGGTTCCATGGTCTGGGCGCACCACATGTTCACCAGCGGCATGGCCGACACCGCGGACTTCGTCTTCTCTTTGCTGACCTTCATCGTGGCCGTGCCCAGCGCCATCAAGGTTTTCAACTGGACCGCCACCCTCTACAAAGGCTCCATCGAGATGGCTCCGGCCATGCTCTACGCTTTGAGCTTCGTCTTCCTCTTCGCCATCGGCGGCCTGACCGGCGTGATGCAGGGCGCCTTGGGCGTCAACGTGCATTTGCACGACACCTACTTCATCGTGGGACACTTTCACTACGTGATGTTCGGCGGCACGGGCTTCGCCTTCTTCGCGGCTTTGCTCTATTGGTTCCCAAAGATGTTCGGCAAAATGTACGACACCAAGCCCGCCTACGCCGCCTGGGGCCTGATGTTCGTCGGCTTCAACATGCTCTACTTCACCATGCTGGTCCTGGGGACCATGGGCATGCCGCGGCGCTACTACGCGCATTTGCCCCAGTTCCACAACGCGCATCTGGTGGCCACGGCCGGCTCCTGGCTCTTGGCCGCGGGTCTGCTGGTCCTTTTCGGCAACTTCTTGTACGCGCTCTTCAGGGGCCGCAAGGCCGAGGCCAACCCCTGGGGCGGCATCACCTTGGAGTGGACCATCCCCTCGCCGCCGCCGCAGGAGAATTTCGCCGAGATCCCGACCATCACCGCCGGTCCCTACGCCTACAATCCCGGGAGGCCTGGATGA
- a CDS encoding SCO family protein, producing MTPTVLFLAMALLPAAHAQQSAAPQPEVGVEEHLGATLPLDARFSDEDGKPITLGKLIDKPTILTLNYFRCAGICTPLLNGLLDSLNELKLEPAKDFQVVTVSFDERDLPEMAKMKRANYLKQFRRPFPPAAWRFLTGKSPSIHLLTDAVGFKFKAYGSEFIHAGVIFILSPQGQVTRYMYGTDFPPIDLQTALGEALRGQTRPSVIKSLAFCYTYDPAGRRYIVSVTRLVGAFSVLMVLLTVFLAVFWERKKS from the coding sequence ATGACACCGACAGTCCTTTTTCTGGCCATGGCCCTTCTGCCCGCGGCGCACGCGCAGCAGTCGGCCGCGCCCCAGCCCGAAGTCGGCGTGGAGGAGCATCTCGGCGCCACGCTCCCTTTGGACGCCCGCTTCTCCGACGAGGACGGCAAGCCCATCACCTTGGGCAAGCTCATCGACAAGCCCACCATCCTCACCCTCAACTACTTCCGCTGCGCCGGCATCTGCACGCCCCTGCTCAACGGCCTGCTCGACAGCCTCAACGAACTCAAGCTGGAGCCGGCCAAGGACTTCCAGGTCGTCACGGTCAGTTTCGACGAACGCGACCTCCCCGAGATGGCCAAGATGAAGCGCGCCAACTACCTCAAACAGTTCCGCCGCCCCTTCCCGCCCGCGGCCTGGCGCTTCCTGACCGGCAAAAGCCCTTCCATACACCTCCTCACCGACGCCGTCGGCTTCAAGTTCAAAGCCTACGGCAGCGAATTCATCCATGCCGGCGTCATCTTTATCCTCTCGCCCCAAGGCCAGGTCACCCGCTACATGTACGGCACGGATTTCCCGCCTATCGACCTCCAGACCGCCTTGGGCGAGGCCCTGCGCGGCCAGACCCGCCCATCCGTCATCAAGTCCCTCGCGTTCTGCTACACTTATGACCCGGCCGGCCGCCGCTACATCGTCAGCGTCACGAGGCTGGTCGGCGCGTTCAGCGTGCTGATGGTCCTGCTCACGGTCTTCTTGGCCGTGTTCTGGGAACGCAAGAAATCATGA
- a CDS encoding cytochrome C oxidase subunit IV family protein, with protein sequence MSEQEQGHTIEYPTLLKVWAALVVLTAALVAASRVSSTAAVWAMLVITPLKAALVLYFFMHLKYEKVLLKGMVFTALATLITFIGLLFLDISFR encoded by the coding sequence ATGAGCGAACAAGAACAGGGCCACACCATCGAGTACCCGACCTTGCTCAAGGTCTGGGCGGCTTTGGTGGTCTTGACCGCGGCCTTGGTCGCGGCCAGCCGCGTGTCCTCGACCGCGGCGGTCTGGGCCATGCTCGTCATCACCCCGCTCAAGGCCGCCTTGGTCCTCTACTTCTTCATGCATCTCAAGTACGAGAAGGTCCTGCTCAAGGGCATGGTCTTCACGGCCTTGGCCACACTCATCACCTTTATAGGGCTGCTCTTCTTGGACATCTCCTTCCGCTAG